From a single Brassica napus cultivar Da-Ae chromosome C9, Da-Ae, whole genome shotgun sequence genomic region:
- the LOC106401597 gene encoding 1-deoxy-D-xylulose 5-phosphate reductoisomerase, chloroplastic-like — protein MMTLNSLSPADSKSLSSFLDTTSRFNPTPKLPGGFSLKKRNQRRGFGKGVKCSVQQPPPPAWPGRAVPEPPRQSWDGPKPISIVGSTGSIGTQTLDIVAENPDKFRVVALAAGSNVTLLADQVKRFKPALVAVRNESLLNELKEALADLDYKPEIIPGEQGVIEVARHPDAVTVVTGIVGCAGLKPTVAAIEAGKDIALANKETLIAGGPFVLPLANKHNVKILPADSEHSAIFQCIQGLPEGALRKIILTASGGAFRDWPVEKLKEVKVADALKHPNWNMGKKITVDSATLFNKGLEVIEAHYLFGAEYDDIEIVIHPQSIIHSMIETQDSSVLAQLGWPDMRLPILYTMSWPDRVPCSEVTWPRLDLCKLGSLTFKKPDNVKYPSMDLAYAAGRAGGTMTGVLSAANEKAVEMFIDEKISYLDIFKVVELTCDKHRNELVSSPFLEEIVHYDLWAREYAANVQLSSGARPVPA, from the exons atgATGACGCTTAACTCACTCTCTCCAGCTGATTccaaatctctttcttctttcttggaTACCACCTCCCGGTTCAATCCAACCCCCAAACTCCCAG GTGGGTTTAGTTTGAAGAAGAGGAATCAACGGAGAGGTTTTGGAAAAGGAGTCAAGTGTTCAGTGCAgcaacctcctcctccagcaTGGCCTGGGAGAGCTGTTCCTGAGCCTCCTCGTCAATCTTGGGATGGGCCTAAACCCATCTCCATCGTTGGCTCTACCGGTTCTATTGGCACTCAG ACATTGGATATTGTGGCTGAGAATCCTGACAAATTTAGAGTTGTGGCTTTAGCTGCTGGTTCCAATGTTACTCTCCTTGCTGATCAG GTAAAGAGATTTAAACCAGCATTGGTTGCAGTTAGAAACGAGTCATTACTCAATGAGCTTAAAGAGGCTTTAGCTGATTTGGACTATAAACCTGAGATTATCCCTGGGGAGCAAGGAGTGATTGAG GTTGCTCGCCACCCAGACGCTGTAACTGTTGTCACCGGAATAGTAGGTTGCGCAGGActaaag CCTACTGTTGCTGCAATTGAAGCTGGAAAAGACATTGCTCTTGCAAACAAAGAGACATTAATAGCAGGCGGTCCTTTTGTGCTTCCTCTCGCCAACAAACATAATGTTAAGATTCTTCCAGCAGATTCAGAGCACTCAGCCATATTCCAG TGTATTCAAGGCTTGCCTGAAGGCGCTCTGCGCAAGATAATCTTGACTGCATCTGGTGGAGCTTTTAG AGATTGGCCTGTTGAAAAGCTCAAGGAAGTTAAAGTAGCAGATGCGTTGAAGCATCCTAACTGGAACATGGGAAAGAAAATCACAGTGGACTCAGCAACGCTTTTCAACAAG GGTCTTGAGGTTATTGAAGCTCATTATTTGTTTGGGGCTGAGTATGACGATATAGAGATTGTCATACATCCTCAGAGTATCATTCACTCCATGATTGAAACACAG GATTCATCTGtgcttgctcaattaggatggcCTGATATGCGTTTACCTATTCTCTACACCATGTCTTGGCCTGATAGGGTTCCTTGTTCTGAAGTAACTTGGCCTAGACTTGACCTTTGCAA ACTTGGTTCCTTGACATTCAAGAAACCAGACAATGTGAAATACCCATCAATGGATCTTGCTTATGCTGCTGGACGAGCTGGTGGTACGATGACTGGAGTTCTCAGTGCAGCTAACGAGAAAGCTGTTGAAATGTTCATTGATGAAAA GATAAGCTATTTGGATATCTTCAAGGTAGTGGAGTTAACATGCGATAAACATAGAAACGAGTTGGTATCATCGCCGTTTCTTGAGGAGATTGTTCACTATGACTTGTGGGCGCGTGAGTACGCTGCTAATGTACAGCTTTCTTCTGGTGCAAGGCCAGTTCCTGCCTGA